In Gulosibacter molinativorax, a single window of DNA contains:
- the gabT gene encoding 4-aminobutyrate--2-oxoglutarate transaminase, with product MEFRLEQQRKIVTEIPGPKSEELLKRRQQYVSSSIGSSLPVYIGEADGAILRDVDGNQFIDFGSGIGVTTVGNANPKVVKAIQDAAAASTHLQINTAPYGSYVDLCQKLTELTPGDFPKKAALFNSGAEAVENAVKIARKYTGRDAVIVFDHAFHGRTNLTMAMTSKSMPYKDGFGPFAPEVYRAPLSYPFRDELSGPEAAARTIDVIDKQVGAKNVAAIIIEPIVGEGGFIVPAEGFLPALVEYANENGIVFVADEVQAGMSRTGKWFCSEWEGIEPDLVTSAKGIAGGMPLSAVVGRAEIMDAPHTGGIGGTYAGNPVANAAALATIASYEEDGLQEAALRIEKTIRGVLEPLVDELDVVGEVRGRGAMLAIELVTGADKTPNPELVKTVVAEAQAQGVVFLTCGTYGNVIRFLPPLVITDELLTDGLNVLVDAIRKNA from the coding sequence ATGGAGTTTCGCCTCGAACAGCAGCGGAAGATTGTCACCGAGATCCCCGGTCCGAAGTCGGAGGAGCTACTCAAGCGTCGTCAGCAGTACGTGAGCTCCTCGATCGGGTCTTCGCTCCCGGTCTACATCGGCGAGGCGGATGGCGCGATCCTCCGCGACGTTGACGGGAACCAGTTCATTGACTTCGGCTCGGGCATTGGCGTGACCACGGTGGGTAACGCGAACCCGAAGGTCGTCAAGGCGATTCAGGATGCTGCTGCCGCGAGCACGCACCTCCAGATCAACACCGCGCCGTACGGCAGCTACGTCGACCTTTGCCAGAAGCTCACCGAGCTCACCCCGGGCGACTTCCCGAAGAAGGCGGCGCTGTTCAACTCGGGCGCCGAGGCCGTCGAGAACGCGGTCAAGATCGCGCGCAAGTACACCGGTCGCGACGCCGTCATCGTGTTTGACCACGCATTCCACGGCCGCACCAACCTCACGATGGCGATGACGTCGAAGTCAATGCCGTACAAGGATGGCTTTGGCCCGTTCGCACCTGAGGTGTACCGCGCGCCGCTTAGCTACCCGTTCCGCGACGAGCTCTCGGGCCCTGAGGCCGCAGCCCGCACGATCGACGTGATCGACAAGCAGGTCGGCGCGAAGAACGTCGCAGCAATCATCATCGAGCCGATCGTCGGGGAGGGTGGCTTCATCGTTCCCGCCGAGGGCTTCCTGCCCGCGCTCGTCGAATACGCGAACGAGAACGGCATCGTCTTCGTCGCCGACGAGGTGCAGGCCGGCATGAGCCGCACCGGCAAGTGGTTCTGCTCGGAGTGGGAGGGCATCGAGCCCGACCTCGTGACGAGCGCCAAGGGCATCGCGGGCGGCATGCCGCTCTCGGCGGTCGTTGGGCGTGCCGAGATCATGGATGCGCCGCACACCGGCGGCATCGGCGGCACCTACGCAGGTAACCCGGTCGCGAACGCCGCCGCACTCGCGACGATCGCCTCGTACGAGGAGGATGGCCTCCAGGAAGCCGCGCTGCGCATCGAGAAGACCATCCGCGGCGTTCTCGAGCCGCTCGTTGACGAACTCGACGTCGTCGGCGAGGTCCGCGGCCGCGGCGCCATGCTCGCGATCGAGCTCGTGACCGGCGCAGACAAGACGCCGAACCCGGAGCTCGTGAAGACCGTTGTCGCTGAAGCGCAGGCCCAGGGCGTTGTGTTCCTCACCTGCGGCACCTACGGCAACGTGATCCGATTCCTACCGCCGCTCGTCATCACCGACGAGCTGCTCACCGACGGGCTGAACGTGCTCGTCGACGCGATTCGCAAGAACGCGTAG
- a CDS encoding TetR/AcrR family transcriptional regulator gives MNESRRAVGRPRTRLLNREGITQAARQILLSRGDEGLTMTSLAKELGVTPSALYNHASSKLEILAWVQESVFSEIDYSAVDSKPWAEALEDWAHSYLDVAVKHRKLLQALPPILPADRPGTWPMYERIVSALVEGGWPIESCVSVIEALEAYIYGCSVREPFHAVDIDNPELNDTAPTYRAALAAREDDGVAAEKDALFRIGFSSILTWSAEQLGVTLDAETAPHLA, from the coding sequence ATGAACGAGTCCCGCCGCGCGGTGGGTCGACCGCGCACACGCCTGCTGAACAGAGAGGGAATCACGCAGGCCGCCCGCCAGATCTTGCTGTCCCGTGGTGACGAAGGTCTCACGATGACGAGCCTCGCGAAAGAACTCGGCGTCACGCCCTCGGCGCTTTATAACCACGCAAGCTCGAAACTCGAAATCCTCGCGTGGGTGCAGGAATCCGTATTCTCGGAAATTGATTATTCCGCCGTCGATTCGAAGCCGTGGGCTGAGGCCCTCGAGGATTGGGCACACAGCTATCTCGATGTCGCGGTCAAGCATCGGAAGTTGCTGCAGGCGCTCCCACCAATTCTCCCCGCCGATCGCCCAGGCACCTGGCCGATGTATGAGCGTATTGTCTCGGCCCTGGTTGAGGGTGGCTGGCCCATCGAATCCTGCGTTTCCGTCATCGAGGCACTTGAGGCATATATTTACGGCTGCTCGGTACGAGAGCCGTTTCATGCGGTGGATATCGACAACCCGGAGCTGAACGACACTGCCCCGACGTACCGCGCGGCGCTTGCGGCGCGCGAAGACGACGGTGTCGCGGCTGAAAAGGATGCGCTCTTCCGCATCGGTTTCTCGTCGATCTTAACGTGGAGTGCGGAGCAGCTCGGCGTCACATTGGACGCCGAAACTGCTCCGCACCTCGCCTAG